In Zea mays cultivar B73 chromosome 7, Zm-B73-REFERENCE-NAM-5.0, whole genome shotgun sequence, the following proteins share a genomic window:
- the LOC100272958 gene encoding uncharacterized protein LOC100272958 — protein MGTLVGHVAPGAGFLLIGLWQLFSHTRLFLLRPSSYSAPVWFPVPGVRHLELILIIIGTVLSILMELVIGPAKHQPFDDDGTIPSDHLHNFEHASISLALLVFAAVTIHLDRARAPMRDAVSQLVAAAAFAQQLLIFHLHSADHMGVEGQFHWLLQTAIAVTLATTLLGIPYPRSFAVSLVRSASLVFQGVWFVVMGVMLWTPALIPKGCFLNFEEGHDVVRCRTDDALDRAKSLVNLQFSWYLTGTVVFVVLFYLQMAKLYPEEPQYLPLVKGGGSGSDGRFSIGDDDHDDEDDVEAAKRGGFGHVVSGTRPVEIER, from the coding sequence ATGGGCACCCTCGTCGGGCACGTCGCGCCGGGCGCCGGCTTCCTCCTCATCGGCCTGTGGCAGCTGTTCAGCCACACCCGCCTGTTCCTGCTGCGGCCGAGCTCGTACTCTGCCCCGGTCTGGTTCCCGGTGCCGGGCGTGCGGCACCTGGAGCTCATACTCATAATCATCGGCACGGTGCTGTCCATCCTGATGGAGCTTGTCATCGGCCCCGCGAAGCACCAGCCGTTCGACGACGACGGCACCATCCCGTCCGACCACCTCCACAACTTCGAGCACGCGTCCATCTCGCTGGCGCTGCTCGTCTTCGCGGCGGTGACCATCCACCTGGACAGGGCGAGGGCGCCCATGCGGGACGCCGTGTCGCAGCTCGTGGCCGCCGCGGCGTTCGCGCAGCAGCTGCTCATCTTCCACCTCCACTCGGCGGACCACATGGGCGTGGAGGGGCAGTTCCACTGGCTGCTGCAGACGGCCATCGCCGTCACGCTCGCGACCACGCTGCTGGGTATCCCCTACCCGCGGAGCTTCGCGGTGAGCCTGGTCCGGTCCGCCAGCCTCGTGTTCCAGGGCGTCTGGTTCGTCGTCATGGGCGTCATGCTGTGGACGCCGGCGCTCATACCCAAGGGCTGCTTCCTCAACTTCGAGGAAGGGCACGACGTCGTCCGGTGCCGCACTGACGACGCGCTCGACCGCGCCAAGTCGCTCGTCAACCTCCAGTTCAGCTGGTACCTCACCGGCACGGTGGTGTTCGTCGTCCTGTTCTACCTCCAGATGGCGAAGCTCTACCCCGAGGAGCCGCAGTACCTGCCGCTGGTGAAgggaggcggcagcggcagcgaTGGCCGGTTCAGCATCGGAGATGATGATCACG